Proteins from a genomic interval of Youhaiella tibetensis:
- a CDS encoding helix-turn-helix domain-containing protein gives MSDEFASQVESETYPMGHRLRERRIAIGLTLKQVADGAGLSVGFISQIERGITMPSLSSLVSICKVLKTDVGTYLQQPRNTNRLSRHGERQVYSLVGAPSRNGAQPITYERVSSNFPGRHMHSVLMNIPAGYKSEVIAHDGEEMLYVLSGEVTSIVNDNHAILQAGDAEHFPSTHPHSVWNHTQSMAIALWVGTQELFGEESPDE, from the coding sequence ATGAGCGACGAATTCGCCAGCCAGGTCGAGAGCGAAACCTACCCGATGGGCCATCGTCTGCGGGAGCGGCGCATCGCCATCGGGCTGACGCTCAAGCAGGTCGCGGACGGGGCCGGATTGTCGGTCGGCTTCATCTCCCAGATTGAGCGCGGCATCACCATGCCCTCGCTCTCTTCGCTCGTTTCGATCTGCAAGGTGCTCAAGACCGACGTGGGCACCTATCTCCAGCAGCCGCGCAATACCAACCGGCTGTCGCGGCATGGCGAGCGCCAAGTCTATTCGTTGGTGGGGGCGCCTTCGCGCAACGGCGCGCAGCCGATCACCTATGAGCGGGTGTCGAGCAACTTTCCCGGCCGGCACATGCACTCGGTGCTCATGAACATTCCGGCCGGCTACAAGTCCGAGGTGATCGCCCATGACGGGGAGGAGATGCTCTACGTGCTCTCCGGCGAAGTCACGAGCATCGTCAACGACAACCACGCCATTCTGCAGGCAGGGGATGCCGAGCATTTCCCCTCAACACATCCCCATTCGGTCTGGAACCACACGCAATCTATGGCGATCGCGCTGTGGGTCGGGACCCAGGAATTGTTCGGCGAGGAATCGCCGGACGAATAA
- a CDS encoding ABC transporter substrate-binding protein, protein MKKINRAIAAAALAATGLTALASVAHAETVLRLDEVPVGELDPAKASDYADSILMFNVYDTLVFAGQGAPGMVPDLAASWETDGSTFTFKLRDDVKFQSGNPFTSADVVYSFERMKALGQGLSYLFTDVTSAEAVDEHTVKFTLAKPYAPFLAALVRLPIVDKKLVEENTTGDDWGQAYLSTHSAGTGAYSVTSHNPQSETVMAKNPSYFQEMDAAAPDTVRLRYGLEAATVRTLVSQGEHDITSQWLPPEVLASLAKDGNQLLTEHGNGAFYIKLNTAKAPFDDVNCRLAVSNAFDYQSALKLIAVTPEVSQGKVPTGAIPAQMLGGNPNGEPLKQDLAKAKEFLSQCKYNPADTEVEISWIAEVPIEERFALLLQANMQQLGFKSKITKMPWALFVDAVTKPETTPNVSQVNVASVTGDPDTLLYGMYHSSAAGTWQSPEYLKDEEVDKLLDQGRAATSEEERAAAYTALNKRLMEIAPSIYAYDSQAVFAASNKVKVPALSDDSKRISLDSAGFQFRLMEMQP, encoded by the coding sequence ATGAAGAAGATCAATCGGGCGATTGCCGCGGCGGCCCTTGCCGCAACCGGACTGACAGCGTTGGCATCGGTTGCCCATGCCGAGACTGTGCTGCGTCTGGACGAAGTGCCGGTGGGCGAGCTGGATCCGGCCAAGGCGTCGGACTATGCCGACTCCATCCTGATGTTCAACGTCTACGACACGCTGGTTTTCGCCGGCCAGGGCGCGCCCGGCATGGTGCCGGATCTTGCCGCCAGCTGGGAGACAGACGGCTCGACTTTCACGTTCAAGCTGCGCGACGACGTCAAGTTCCAGAGCGGCAACCCGTTCACCTCGGCAGACGTGGTGTATTCCTTCGAGCGCATGAAGGCGCTGGGGCAGGGCCTTTCCTACCTCTTCACCGACGTGACCTCGGCAGAGGCCGTCGATGAGCACACGGTCAAGTTCACCCTTGCCAAGCCCTATGCTCCGTTCCTGGCAGCGCTCGTGCGCCTGCCGATCGTGGACAAGAAGCTGGTCGAGGAAAACACCACCGGCGACGACTGGGGCCAGGCGTATCTCTCGACCCACTCGGCCGGCACCGGCGCCTATTCGGTGACCTCGCACAATCCGCAGTCCGAAACCGTGATGGCCAAGAACCCATCCTACTTCCAGGAGATGGATGCGGCCGCTCCCGATACCGTGCGCCTGCGCTATGGCCTCGAAGCGGCCACCGTGCGTACGCTGGTTTCGCAGGGCGAACACGACATTACCTCGCAGTGGCTGCCGCCGGAAGTGCTGGCCTCGCTGGCCAAGGACGGCAACCAGCTCCTCACCGAGCACGGCAACGGCGCGTTCTACATCAAGCTGAACACGGCCAAGGCTCCGTTCGACGACGTCAATTGCCGTCTGGCCGTGTCCAACGCCTTTGACTACCAGTCGGCGCTCAAGCTGATTGCGGTGACCCCGGAAGTGTCGCAGGGCAAGGTGCCGACCGGCGCCATTCCGGCCCAGATGCTCGGCGGCAACCCCAATGGCGAGCCGCTCAAGCAGGATCTGGCCAAGGCCAAGGAATTCCTGTCGCAGTGCAAGTACAACCCGGCCGACACCGAGGTCGAAATCTCCTGGATCGCCGAAGTGCCGATCGAGGAGCGCTTCGCCCTCCTGCTGCAGGCCAACATGCAGCAGCTTGGCTTCAAGTCCAAGATCACCAAGATGCCGTGGGCGCTGTTCGTGGACGCCGTGACCAAGCCGGAGACCACTCCGAACGTGTCGCAGGTCAACGTGGCCTCGGTGACCGGTGATCCGGACACCCTGCTTTACGGGATGTACCACTCCTCGGCCGCAGGCACCTGGCAGTCGCCGGAATATCTCAAGGACGAAGAAGTCGACAAGCTCCTCGACCAGGGCCGCGCGGCCACGAGCGAAGAAGAGCGTGCGGCCGCCTACACGGCGCTCAACAAGCGCCTGATGGAGATCGCGCCCTCGATCTACGCCTATGACTCGCAGGCCGTGTTCGCTGCATCCAACAAGGTCAAGGTTCCGGCCCTGAGCGATGACAGCAAGCGCATCTCGCTCGACAGCGCCGGCTTCCAGTTCCGCCTGATGGAAATGCAGCCGTAA
- a CDS encoding DUF2235 domain-containing protein, translating to MKRLAIFCDGTWNRLSAKHPTNVVLAARSVLPYGTDGVPQVTYYDEGVGTTFLINETIERMLAGAFGLGLFDKIAAAYRFLVFNYDPGDEIYIFGFSRGAFTARSLAGLIRKCGIVTRDRLDKVEEAFRFYKDNSPEAHPDKERAQQFRLENAQDTIMKPEDRSFRQSLGIPAELTSQPLFTLRYLGVWDTVGALGMPKYLLLEKLFRTAQKYQFHDASLSSIVAAARHAVAIDEDRLSFEPALWDNVPDLNRIEGRSGKYRQLWFPGDHGSVGGGGDITGLSSSPLAWIMDGARSQGLAFDREALRAFADQRDDFAPLHNMTAPRSWTEFIYRRGPRKGPHTRAELGASSKARIGRAEAADWPLYRPAALKDLFDRQSSTRRRRNDERP from the coding sequence ATGAAGCGGCTGGCAATCTTCTGCGACGGCACCTGGAACCGCCTATCGGCCAAGCATCCGACGAACGTGGTGCTGGCGGCGCGCTCGGTGCTGCCCTACGGGACCGACGGCGTGCCGCAGGTGACCTATTACGACGAAGGGGTCGGCACGACCTTCCTCATCAACGAGACCATCGAGCGCATGCTCGCCGGCGCCTTCGGGCTGGGGCTCTTCGACAAGATCGCGGCGGCCTATCGTTTTCTCGTTTTCAACTATGATCCGGGCGACGAGATCTACATCTTCGGCTTTTCACGCGGCGCCTTCACCGCCCGCTCGCTGGCCGGCCTCATCCGCAAATGCGGCATCGTCACGCGCGACCGCCTCGACAAGGTCGAGGAGGCCTTCAGGTTCTACAAGGACAACTCGCCCGAGGCGCATCCGGACAAGGAGCGCGCCCAGCAGTTCCGCCTGGAAAACGCGCAGGACACCATCATGAAGCCCGAGGATCGGTCATTCCGCCAGTCGCTCGGTATCCCCGCCGAGTTGACCAGCCAACCTCTCTTCACGCTGCGCTACCTGGGGGTCTGGGATACGGTCGGGGCGCTGGGCATGCCCAAATACCTTCTGCTCGAAAAGCTCTTCCGGACCGCCCAGAAATACCAGTTCCACGACGCCTCGCTTTCGAGCATCGTCGCGGCAGCGCGCCACGCGGTCGCCATCGACGAGGACCGTTTGAGCTTCGAGCCTGCGCTTTGGGACAACGTGCCCGACCTCAACCGCATCGAGGGGCGTTCGGGCAAATATCGCCAGCTCTGGTTCCCCGGCGATCACGGCTCGGTGGGCGGCGGCGGAGACATCACCGGCCTCTCGTCTTCCCCACTGGCCTGGATTATGGACGGCGCCCGGAGCCAGGGCCTGGCCTTCGACCGCGAGGCCCTCAGGGCCTTTGCCGACCAGCGCGACGACTTCGCCCCCTTGCACAACATGACCGCGCCGCGCAGCTGGACCGAATTCATCTATCGGCGAGGGCCCCGCAAGGGGCCGCACACCCGGGCCGAACTGGGGGCAAGCAGCAAGGCCCGCATCGGGCGGGCGGAGGCCGCCGACTGGCCACTCTATCGCCCGGCGGCCCTAAAGGACCTGTTCGACCGCCAGTCGTCGACCCGCAGGCGACGCAACGACGAACGCCCCTAA
- a CDS encoding VOC family protein produces the protein MLTDHRAYATIPSANLSKAKTWYKEKLGLSPVSEDENGAIYHVGGGTGFLLYPTPNAGKAPNTLMSFGSTDVVADVKDLKKHGVVFEEYDMPGLKTVNSIASMGRFHAAWFRDADGNILAIGDEPN, from the coding sequence ATGCTGACCGACCATCGTGCCTATGCCACCATTCCCTCGGCCAACCTGTCCAAGGCCAAGACCTGGTACAAGGAAAAGCTGGGGCTTTCGCCGGTAAGCGAAGACGAGAACGGCGCCATCTATCATGTGGGGGGCGGGACCGGCTTCCTGCTCTATCCGACGCCCAACGCGGGCAAGGCGCCCAATACGCTCATGTCGTTCGGCTCGACCGATGTGGTTGCCGACGTCAAGGATCTCAAGAAGCACGGCGTCGTCTTCGAGGAGTACGACATGCCGGGCCTCAAGACCGTGAATTCGATCGCGAGCATGGGCCGGTTCCACGCCGCCTGGTTCCGCGATGCGGACGGGAACATCCTCGCCATCGGCGACGAGCCGAACTGA